The proteins below are encoded in one region of Prevotella melaninogenica ATCC 25845:
- a CDS encoding L-serine ammonia-lyase, with translation MESLREIFRIGKGPSSSHTMGPQRAAIIFAERHPEASRFEVTLYGSLAATGKGHMTDKAIIDVLKQIAPVEIVWEPSVFLPYHPNGMLFRAYNNSQDLLDEWTVYSVGGGALSEGKATDDYFHKESVYDLHTLKDIQTWCEHHGRGYWEYVKHCEGDDLWDYLREVWKTMQAAVERGLDSEGALPGPLNLARKAPNYYIKARGYKPSLQSRGMVYSYALAVSEENASGGTIVTAPTCGACGVVPAVLYHLSKGHDFSETKILHALATAGLFGNIVKYNASISGAEVGCQGEVGVACAMASAASCQLFGGSPSQIEYAAEMGLEHHLGMTCDPVCGLVQIPCIERNAFAACRALDAQLYASFSDGSHRVSFDRVVEVMKQTGHDIPSLYKETSAGGLAKDYQM, from the coding sequence ATGGAATCATTAAGAGAGATATTTAGAATCGGTAAGGGTCCATCAAGTAGTCATACGATGGGACCACAGCGTGCAGCAATAATCTTTGCAGAACGTCATCCAGAAGCATCAAGATTTGAAGTTACATTATATGGAAGCTTGGCTGCCACAGGTAAGGGGCACATGACAGATAAGGCCATTATTGACGTACTAAAGCAAATAGCACCAGTAGAAATAGTATGGGAACCTTCGGTCTTCCTTCCTTATCATCCAAATGGCATGTTGTTTCGTGCCTATAATAACAGTCAAGATCTCTTAGACGAATGGACTGTATACAGTGTTGGAGGTGGTGCTTTGTCAGAAGGAAAGGCCACAGACGACTACTTCCATAAGGAGTCTGTCTATGATTTGCATACACTTAAAGATATCCAAACATGGTGTGAACATCATGGACGTGGTTATTGGGAGTATGTAAAACATTGTGAGGGGGATGATTTATGGGACTATCTGCGTGAAGTCTGGAAAACAATGCAAGCTGCTGTTGAGCGTGGTCTTGACAGTGAAGGAGCCTTACCTGGTCCATTGAACCTTGCTCGTAAAGCACCTAATTATTATATAAAGGCACGTGGATATAAGCCTTCTTTGCAGAGTCGAGGAATGGTTTATTCATACGCTTTGGCAGTTAGTGAGGAGAATGCCTCTGGTGGTACGATTGTGACCGCACCTACTTGTGGTGCCTGTGGCGTAGTTCCTGCAGTCCTGTATCACCTATCAAAGGGACATGATTTTTCAGAAACTAAGATATTACATGCACTTGCAACAGCAGGTCTTTTTGGTAATATAGTAAAATATAATGCTTCTATTTCAGGTGCAGAAGTAGGTTGTCAGGGTGAAGTTGGAGTAGCTTGTGCAATGGCATCAGCAGCTTCTTGTCAGTTGTTTGGTGGTAGTCCATCTCAGATCGAGTATGCTGCAGAAATGGGTTTGGAGCACCATTTAGGTATGACATGTGACCCCGTGTGTGGTTTAGTACAGATTCCTTGTATTGAACGTAATGCTTTTGCAGCTTGTCGTGCATTAGATGCTCAGCTTTATGCATCCTTCAGTGATGGTAGCCATCGCGTTTCATTTGACCGTGTTGTAGAGGTTATGAAGCAGACTGGACATGATATTCCGTCTCTTTATAAGGAAACAAGTGCTGGAGGTTTGGCAAAGGATTATCAGATGTAA
- a CDS encoding DUF4230 domain-containing protein: MKHFALLLSIFSLLTVACTDKKSTEEPVAKVIDTIPMLVTQVQQCSRLYTTEYRIHKIITHDDKMKLSGSFMKQDFSVTLPLGDRRIAIPMDATLKAYIDLSGFSDKNIQRQGKELLITLPDPKIVLTSTKINHKEVKEYVALTRHNFTDAELTSYEAQGRKQIIASIPQMGIIEQAQESAARQLVPIFTAMGYKESDITVSFRKKFTLKDLGQVIEVNKKD, translated from the coding sequence ATGAAACATTTCGCCCTCCTACTGTCGATTTTTTCATTGCTGACAGTGGCTTGTACTGATAAAAAAAGTACAGAAGAGCCAGTTGCAAAGGTTATTGATACGATTCCAATGTTGGTAACACAGGTACAGCAATGTTCACGACTTTACACGACAGAATACCGTATTCATAAGATTATCACTCATGATGATAAGATGAAACTGTCTGGCTCGTTCATGAAGCAAGACTTCAGTGTGACTTTACCATTAGGTGATCGTCGAATTGCAATTCCAATGGACGCTACATTGAAAGCCTACATAGACTTATCTGGTTTTAGTGATAAGAATATTCAACGCCAAGGAAAGGAACTTCTCATTACCCTACCCGATCCAAAGATTGTTCTTACTTCAACAAAGATTAATCATAAGGAGGTGAAGGAATATGTGGCACTGACACGTCATAACTTTACGGATGCTGAACTTACAAGTTATGAGGCACAAGGAAGAAAACAGATTATAGCTTCTATACCACAGATGGGTATCATCGAACAGGCACAAGAAAGTGCTGCACGACAGCTTGTTCCGATCTTTACTGCTATGGGTTATAAAGAATCTGACATAACTGTCTCATTCCGCAAAAAGTTTACTCTGAAGGATTTAGGACAGGTGATTGAAGTAAATAAAAAGGATTGA
- a CDS encoding MATE family efflux transporter — translation MTEGAPSRAILKFAIPLILGYILQQMYLIIDAAIVGRWIGVEALAAVGASSSIMFLIMGFCNGSCAGFAIPVAQAFGAKDYHKMRCYVSNAMRIALVLAIVITLLSCFLCDKILQMVNTPEDIFHDAYVFLFLQFCTIPFTIAYNLLSGQIRALGNSKQPFYFLLASSFLNIFLDIVFILLLGMGVEGAGIATFLSQVFASSLCWWFIKRHMTILVPIGDERQFDNKRISILLNNGIPMGLQFSITSIGIIMLQSANNALGTVYVASFTAAIRIKYLFTCVLENIGVAMATYCGQNLGAKRLQRIKTGVNDAMWIMMAYFVLTVMIIYPFADEMMMIFVNGKEQEVIANAAQLMRISNWFYPSLGVLVILRYSIQGLGYSNLSMMSGVMEMIARCGVSIWLVPALAWIGVCYADPVAWIMADIFLIPAYIWLIRRLKRQIG, via the coding sequence ATGACAGAAGGCGCTCCTTCACGTGCTATCTTGAAATTTGCAATACCTCTCATTCTTGGTTATATATTGCAGCAAATGTATCTAATTATTGATGCCGCAATAGTAGGAAGATGGATAGGTGTAGAGGCTTTGGCTGCTGTAGGTGCGTCAAGTAGTATCATGTTTCTTATCATGGGCTTTTGTAATGGTTCATGCGCTGGTTTTGCTATACCTGTAGCTCAAGCGTTTGGAGCAAAGGACTACCATAAGATGCGTTGTTATGTTAGCAATGCTATGCGTATTGCTTTGGTATTAGCCATCGTCATTACGTTACTTTCCTGTTTTCTATGTGATAAGATTCTACAAATGGTTAACACGCCAGAAGATATTTTTCATGACGCTTATGTCTTTCTTTTTCTGCAGTTTTGCACTATTCCTTTTACTATTGCCTATAATCTCTTATCTGGTCAGATACGAGCATTAGGTAATTCCAAGCAGCCTTTTTACTTTCTTCTTGCATCCTCTTTCTTAAACATTTTTCTTGATATTGTTTTTATTCTGTTACTTGGAATGGGAGTTGAAGGAGCTGGTATAGCAACTTTTCTCAGCCAGGTTTTTGCGTCATCATTATGTTGGTGGTTTATCAAACGACACATGACAATCCTCGTACCTATTGGTGATGAACGTCAGTTTGATAACAAAAGAATAAGTATTTTGCTGAACAATGGTATTCCTATGGGGCTACAATTCTCAATTACCTCTATTGGTATTATTATGCTGCAAAGTGCAAATAACGCTTTAGGAACAGTTTATGTCGCTTCATTTACTGCAGCTATTCGTATTAAATACCTATTCACCTGTGTACTTGAAAATATAGGTGTAGCCATGGCAACATATTGTGGACAAAACCTTGGTGCAAAGAGACTTCAGCGAATAAAAACTGGTGTGAATGATGCAATGTGGATAATGATGGCTTATTTCGTTCTTACAGTTATGATTATCTATCCTTTTGCAGACGAAATGATGATGATTTTTGTTAATGGAAAAGAGCAGGAAGTAATTGCAAATGCAGCACAATTGATGCGTATTTCAAACTGGTTCTATCCTTCATTGGGAGTCCTCGTCATACTTCGATACAGTATTCAAGGTCTTGGATATAGTAACTTGAGTATGATGAGTGGAGTTATGGAAATGATAGCACGCTGTGGTGTGAGTATTTGGTTAGTACCTGCTTTGGCATGGATAGGTGTTTGTTATGCTGACCCAGTAGCATGGATAATGGCAGATATATTCCTTATTCCAGCCTACATTTGGTTGATTAGAAGACTAAAGAGACAAATTGGATAG
- a CDS encoding DUF4230 domain-containing protein, which produces METRTPDNIMTEQKKNDIKPNKKGLLSRFLSFNKGCLLTFLIIISICVGLFYWFNSSNKISISADQRIDITPTQIQQIQDIGQWEFLAINDEELIDTVSRGFFSDSELVRIYYGTVRLGVDLHQTEPHWLRVENDSVIVAKLPPIGLLDTNFIDEAKSRSFFEKGDWTSADREQLYNRAYKKMLARCMTAENIRIAEKNAKQQFTQFLRSMGYKNIKVEFVTKKQ; this is translated from the coding sequence ATGGAAACAAGAACACCTGACAATATAATGACAGAGCAAAAGAAGAATGATATTAAGCCGAATAAGAAAGGACTTCTTAGTCGTTTCTTATCATTTAATAAAGGCTGTCTGCTGACCTTTTTAATCATCATTAGTATTTGTGTCGGTCTATTTTATTGGTTTAATTCATCCAATAAAATAAGTATATCTGCTGATCAGCGTATTGATATAACGCCAACACAGATACAACAAATACAAGATATAGGTCAATGGGAATTTCTTGCAATCAATGATGAAGAACTCATAGATACGGTGAGTCGTGGCTTCTTCTCTGACTCAGAACTTGTGCGTATCTATTATGGTACGGTTCGTTTAGGTGTTGACTTGCATCAGACAGAACCTCATTGGCTTCGTGTTGAGAATGACAGTGTTATCGTTGCAAAGTTGCCACCTATTGGATTACTTGACACTAACTTTATCGACGAGGCTAAATCACGCTCATTTTTTGAGAAAGGAGACTGGACTTCGGCTGATCGTGAACAACTCTATAATCGCGCCTATAAAAAGATGTTAGCTCGTTGTATGACAGCTGAGAATATTAGGATAGCTGAGAAAAATGCTAAGCAGCAGTTTACTCAGTTCCTCCGTTCTATGGGCTATAAAAATATTAAGGTTGAGTTTGTCACAAAGAAACAATAA
- a CDS encoding DIP1984 family protein — MKLAEALAIRKDTQKRIEQLKSRILNNVRVQEGDSPSEEPKELMKEMDACLKTLFALIFKINKTNMNTISEGRTITEMMAERDILSMRITSLREIFNKASESQERYSRSEIKMVTTIDIKPLSKKIDDLSKQLRELDMKIQTLNFTTELME, encoded by the coding sequence ATGAAATTAGCAGAAGCATTAGCTATTCGTAAAGATACACAAAAAAGAATAGAACAGCTTAAAAGTAGAATACTGAATAATGTTCGAGTACAGGAAGGAGATTCTCCTTCTGAAGAACCTAAGGAGTTGATGAAAGAGATGGATGCTTGTCTGAAGACTCTTTTCGCTTTAATCTTCAAGATTAACAAGACTAACATGAATACTATTAGTGAAGGGCGTACAATTACAGAAATGATGGCAGAACGTGATATTCTTTCTATGCGTATTACGTCACTCCGAGAAATATTTAATAAAGCATCAGAATCTCAGGAGCGTTACAGCCGTTCTGAAATTAAAATGGTAACAACCATAGATATCAAGCCTTTAAGTAAGAAGATTGATGACTTGTCTAAGCAATTACGCGAACTTGATATGAAGATACAAACATTA
- a CDS encoding DUF2130 domain-containing protein, producing the protein MKELICPNCHKAFTVDEADYASIVNQVKNTEFNEEVNRRIAELHEQHKAEQALATAKTEQTFQHQLSKKELELGAKDAEIERLKSEKESELTRLKSSFSAEIEVLKTQLENIATQKKNEMMIALAEKEQEISKLNSVIEQNDNKLQLVLIEERSKAQKEVQAKDTEISQLRSAVELEKREAQLHEASLIKHHENELRMKQDLVDYYKDLKTKMSTKMVGETLEQHCSIEFDQYIRPMMPTAYFEKDNDASDGTKGDFIFRAEEDGTEYISIMFEMKNEMDTTATKHKNDDFLKKLDDDRKKKGCEFAVLVSLLEADNELYNTGIVNKSHLYPKMYVIRPQFFVPFINLLVQTSKKSLEYKKQLILSQSKEVDVTNFENKIEDFKTKFGRHYEMASKKFNDAIKDIDATIIKLQKVREELLSSENNLRLANKDTDDLTIRRLTHMNPTMKAKFDEARKNNQNITE; encoded by the coding sequence ATGAAAGAATTAATATGCCCTAACTGCCATAAGGCATTTACTGTTGATGAAGCAGACTATGCTTCCATCGTTAATCAAGTAAAGAATACAGAGTTTAACGAGGAGGTTAACCGTCGTATAGCTGAGCTTCATGAGCAGCACAAGGCAGAACAAGCCTTAGCAACTGCAAAGACAGAACAAACCTTTCAGCACCAACTCTCTAAGAAAGAACTTGAACTTGGTGCAAAAGATGCTGAGATTGAACGTCTGAAAAGTGAGAAAGAAAGCGAACTTACGAGGCTAAAAAGTTCATTCTCAGCTGAGATAGAGGTGCTTAAAACACAGTTAGAAAACATTGCAACTCAGAAGAAAAATGAGATGATGATTGCTTTGGCAGAGAAGGAACAGGAAATATCTAAGCTTAACTCTGTCATAGAACAGAATGATAATAAGTTGCAACTTGTGCTCATTGAGGAACGTAGTAAAGCTCAAAAGGAGGTTCAAGCAAAGGACACAGAAATCTCTCAGCTTCGTTCTGCAGTAGAATTAGAGAAGCGTGAAGCACAACTTCATGAGGCATCACTCATCAAACATCATGAGAATGAACTTCGAATGAAGCAGGATTTAGTGGACTACTATAAAGATTTGAAAACCAAGATGTCTACCAAAATGGTTGGTGAGACGCTTGAACAGCATTGTAGTATTGAGTTTGACCAGTATATTCGACCAATGATGCCTACTGCATACTTTGAGAAAGACAATGATGCAAGCGATGGTACAAAGGGAGACTTCATCTTTCGTGCAGAAGAAGATGGTACGGAGTATATCTCTATCATGTTTGAAATGAAGAACGAAATGGATACTACTGCCACTAAACATAAAAACGATGACTTCTTGAAAAAGCTTGATGATGACCGTAAAAAGAAAGGTTGTGAGTTTGCTGTTTTAGTCAGTCTTCTTGAAGCTGATAATGAACTTTATAATACTGGTATTGTAAACAAGAGTCATCTGTACCCAAAGATGTATGTTATTCGACCACAGTTCTTCGTTCCATTTATCAATCTTCTTGTACAAACGTCAAAGAAGAGTTTAGAATATAAGAAGCAACTGATTCTTTCACAAAGCAAAGAGGTGGATGTCACCAACTTTGAAAATAAGATAGAAGACTTCAAAACTAAGTTTGGACGACATTATGAAATGGCATCTAAGAAGTTTAATGATGCTATTAAGGATATTGATGCTACAATTATAAAACTTCAAAAGGTACGTGAGGAACTTTTAAGTAGTGAGAACAACCTTCGTCTTGCTAATAAAGACACAGACGATCTTACTATACGTAGGCTAACGCACATGAATCCTACAATGAAAGCCAAGTTTGACGAAGCACGTAAGAATAACCAGAATATAACAGAATAA